A region of the Oceanococcus sp. HetDA_MAG_MS8 genome:
TTGGGCGGTATCCAGGATGCCAGTCAGTGGCAGTTATGCCAAAGCCAGCGCTTTTTGCCTGTGGTCCACGCTCAGTGGCAGTGGGAGCAACTCCAAGCACTGCCAAGCCCGCCGGGTTTTTGGCTGAAGTTTGATACAGGCATGGGGCGGCTAGGCTTCGCTGCGAATCAGGCAGCGACGCTCTCCGCGCAATTGCGTGCTGCGCCGGCTTTGGCCTCAGGGCTGCAGGGTGTAATGACACATTTGGCCTGCGCGGATAGCCAAGACGCAGAGCACACCCAGGCCCAACTGCGCTGTTGGGAAGATCTGTATCAGACCCACTTTTCGGATTACGACCCCTCGACGGCAAACTCTGCCGCCTTGCTGCAATGGCCGCAGACCCGGCGGGGCTGGGTGCGACCGGGTTTGTGTCTGTACGGAGTGTCTCCGCTGGCTGAGGGGGCCAGCCATCCATCCTTACGTCCGGCACTCAGGCTGGAAGCCCGTGTGCTGGATGTGAAAACACTCCCGGCTGGACACAGCGTTGGCTATGGTGCGATTTGGCAGGCACCGCGCGACTGTAGGGTGGCCGTGGTGGCGATTGGCTATGCCGATGGCCTGGTGCGTCTCCTGGGCGAGGATAGAGGCATGTGGTTGGCCGCGGCTGGCGGTCAGCGATTGCCGCTGCGTGGGCGGATTTCCATGGATATGTGCGTGGTAGAGCTACCATCGACGACCAAGGTACAGGCAGGGGACTGGCTGGGAGTCTGGGGCCCCCGAGCCATGCCGGTGAATGAAGTGG
Encoded here:
- the alr gene encoding alanine racemase, coding for MLLGGRVRALVDLSALRHNLAQLQALAPQAQLMPVIKADAYGHGAVRVAMALQDRVPMFAVAAVSEAVALREAGVQSRICILGGIQDASQWQLCQSQRFLPVVHAQWQWEQLQALPSPPGFWLKFDTGMGRLGFAANQAATLSAQLRAAPALASGLQGVMTHLACADSQDAEHTQAQLRCWEDLYQTHFSDYDPSTANSAALLQWPQTRRGWVRPGLCLYGVSPLAEGASHPSLRPALRLEARVLDVKTLPAGHSVGYGAIWQAPRDCRVAVVAIGYADGLVRLLGEDRGMWLAAAGGQRLPLRGRISMDMCVVELPSTTKVQAGDWLGVWGPRAMPVNEVARRAQTLSYELLTGLRGRVAHLEAETDPSEAGIRG